In Ktedonobacteraceae bacterium, one DNA window encodes the following:
- a CDS encoding DUF929 family protein, with product MAKPKQKASSASQRREQQRQQRQQHENVNQKNSAQTRSRRRVQQQSNRSSWFLIGGVLVLIAIIVVAFVVISHQPSSIATATPTPVSSSVLKAVTQVDPNVSNTVGTGGVKDPLQATKNSPPTLTGPTAKPEILYMGAEYCPYCAAERWAMVVALSRFGTFSHLDETTSSSTDVYPSTPTFTFYHSTYTSSYIDFVPVELQGNVADSSGSYPTLQTPTSEEQNLINTYDAPPYIDASSAGSIPFIDIANRYVQIGLPQGYSAQDLAGLQWQDIANDLSDAGSPVAQHIIGSANYLTAAICIVTQQRPGSVCNSQTIHQIELSIASRAFSSGGSQVAAVAGYAAADIRRLS from the coding sequence ATGGCAAAACCCAAGCAAAAAGCGTCCTCGGCCTCACAACGCCGCGAGCAGCAGAGGCAGCAACGCCAGCAGCATGAGAACGTCAATCAAAAAAATTCGGCCCAGACGCGTAGCAGGAGAAGGGTTCAGCAGCAGTCAAACCGCTCATCCTGGTTTCTGATCGGTGGAGTGCTGGTGCTGATCGCAATTATTGTCGTGGCTTTTGTCGTCATCTCGCACCAACCATCATCCATCGCTACGGCTACACCCACACCTGTTAGTTCGAGCGTTTTAAAAGCAGTTACCCAGGTTGATCCAAATGTATCGAATACGGTGGGTACGGGAGGAGTGAAAGACCCCTTACAGGCGACTAAAAATTCTCCGCCAACTCTGACCGGGCCGACCGCTAAGCCGGAAATTCTTTATATGGGCGCGGAATATTGTCCATATTGCGCGGCGGAACGCTGGGCCATGGTGGTCGCTCTCAGTCGTTTCGGCACCTTTAGCCACCTGGATGAGACTACCTCGTCGAGTACGGATGTCTATCCCAGCACCCCGACGTTTACTTTCTACCATTCCACCTACACCAGCTCGTATATCGATTTTGTGCCGGTAGAACTGCAAGGGAATGTAGCGGACAGTAGCGGCAGTTATCCTACACTGCAAACACCCACGAGCGAAGAGCAGAATCTCATAAATACCTATGATGCTCCGCCCTACATTGATGCGTCTAGCGCGGGAAGCATCCCGTTCATCGACATTGCGAACAGATATGTGCAGATAGGTTTGCCCCAGGGCTATTCCGCGCAGGACCTTGCCGGACTTCAGTGGCAGGATATCGCCAACGATCTGTCGGATGCAGGTTCGCCAGTTGCCCAGCACATCATTGGCTCGGCCAATTATCTGACTGCCGCTATATGTATTGTGACGCAACAGCGGCCCGGCAGCGTCTGTAACTCGCAAACGATACACCAGATAGAGCTTAGCATTGCCTCAAGGGCATTTAGTAGCGGCGGGTCGCAAGTGGCCGCGGTGGCAGGGTATGCTGCCGCGGATATACGGCGTCTGAGTTAG
- the glp gene encoding gephyrin-like molybdotransferase Glp, producing the protein MISVEEALKRILAEIKPLPTTTVPLPASLGLVLAQDVIAQEDMPPFANSAMDGFALLSQDSRQQGGQPPRLRVTGGVAAGYVADHPVEPGTAMRIMTGAPVPPGADSVIQVELTRSGGPDSEWVEILQEVAPGNNIRPAGEDMRRGQKVLERGIEIGPWEIGVLATLGWAAVPVIRRPRVAILGTGDEVIDVDEPLQPGKIRNSNSYLLEAAVRKAGAEAHRLGVARDTVESLREKFSEAITNDLIITSGGVSVGDFDLVKNIMAEQGEINFWRINMRPGKPVAFGHIGHIPLLGLPGNPVSAAVTFELFGRPVIRKMLGHTRLLHPQIEVVVEDGVGERVMRRHYVRAHVERRNGHFVARTTGNQGSNITTSLLNANALVIVPEGGVELRPGETAQAIMLDWPEE; encoded by the coding sequence ATGATTAGCGTAGAAGAAGCTCTCAAACGTATACTTGCCGAAATTAAGCCGCTCCCAACGACTACGGTACCACTTCCCGCATCCCTCGGTCTCGTACTGGCTCAGGACGTGATAGCGCAAGAAGATATGCCTCCTTTCGCCAATTCCGCGATGGATGGCTTTGCATTGCTCAGCCAGGATAGCCGGCAGCAGGGTGGTCAACCTCCACGTTTGCGAGTCACCGGCGGAGTAGCTGCCGGTTACGTAGCGGATCACCCGGTCGAACCCGGAACGGCCATGCGCATCATGACCGGCGCGCCAGTACCGCCAGGAGCCGATAGCGTGATACAGGTGGAGCTGACCCGCTCCGGTGGCCCTGATAGTGAATGGGTAGAAATCTTGCAAGAGGTGGCGCCGGGAAACAATATCCGGCCCGCCGGAGAGGATATGCGGCGCGGTCAGAAAGTGCTGGAACGGGGCATTGAGATTGGCCCCTGGGAAATCGGCGTGCTTGCCACACTCGGCTGGGCGGCGGTGCCGGTAATCCGGCGACCTCGTGTTGCCATCCTGGGAACAGGCGATGAAGTCATCGACGTGGACGAGCCTTTGCAGCCGGGCAAAATTCGCAATAGCAACAGCTACCTGCTCGAAGCTGCCGTGCGCAAAGCAGGCGCTGAGGCGCATCGCCTCGGGGTAGCGCGCGATACCGTGGAGAGCCTGCGCGAGAAGTTTTCCGAGGCCATAACCAACGATCTCATCATCACGTCTGGGGGTGTATCCGTAGGAGATTTCGACCTGGTGAAGAACATTATGGCGGAACAGGGAGAGATCAACTTCTGGCGTATTAATATGCGTCCCGGCAAACCGGTCGCATTTGGCCATATTGGGCATATACCCTTATTAGGGCTACCTGGCAACCCGGTTTCGGCAGCTGTCACCTTTGAATTGTTTGGGCGACCGGTGATTCGCAAGATGCTCGGTCATACGCGCTTGCTCCATCCCCAGATCGAGGTGGTGGTTGAAGATGGTGTGGGAGAACGTGTGATGCGCCGCCACTATGTGCGCGCTCATGTCGAGAGGCGGAATGGTCATTTCGTAGCGCGTACAACCGGCAATCAGGGATCGAATATCACGACTTCGCTGCTGAATGCTAACGCGCTCGTCATCGTGCCGGAAGGCGGCGTCGAACTCCGTCCGGGAGAAACAGCGCAAGCTATCATGCTGGATTGGCCGGAAGAATAA
- a CDS encoding sigma-54 dependent transcriptional regulator, with product MSSYHMPVESQVEEDPIARVGMVIGKSKAMNEIAMQVRQVAAYPDTTVLLQGESGTGKDVIAHAIHALSRRAIYQFVDINCAAIPDTLLETELFGVEAGAFTDAKVSREGHLLRADGGTLFLDEIGSMPLNLQAKLLRFLETRSFRHVGSTREIHVNVRIISATNVDLLSAVAHRVFREDLYYRLQVITLQLPPLRERPEDIEPLVAHFLRLYSLEGMEPLRISPEALELLLRYRWPGNVRELRSVIQRGQILCTDNVIRPQDLPEQIRRVESSGTQLLSEVEQAIHLPPEGMNLPAFLGKIEQKLVHEALERCNGNQVQAAALLGISRDKLRYRLAR from the coding sequence GTGTCATCGTATCATATGCCTGTTGAGAGCCAGGTGGAAGAGGACCCAATTGCCCGCGTGGGTATGGTCATTGGCAAAAGTAAGGCTATGAATGAAATCGCCATGCAGGTACGGCAGGTGGCGGCCTACCCGGATACCACTGTACTGCTACAAGGCGAAAGCGGCACCGGCAAAGACGTTATTGCGCATGCTATCCATGCTTTGAGCCGCCGCGCTATCTATCAATTTGTAGATATCAATTGTGCTGCCATCCCCGATACATTGCTCGAAACAGAACTCTTTGGCGTCGAGGCGGGAGCTTTCACTGACGCGAAGGTTTCTCGCGAAGGGCACCTGCTGCGCGCCGATGGTGGCACACTCTTTCTTGATGAGATAGGCTCGATGCCACTCAACTTGCAGGCCAAGCTCCTGCGTTTTCTGGAAACGCGCAGTTTCCGGCACGTCGGCAGCACGCGAGAGATTCACGTCAATGTTCGCATCATTTCCGCAACGAATGTCGATCTGCTGTCCGCCGTAGCCCATCGCGTTTTTCGTGAAGACCTGTACTACCGGCTCCAGGTGATTACGCTGCAATTGCCCCCTTTACGAGAACGCCCGGAAGATATCGAACCGCTTGTCGCGCACTTCTTGCGGTTGTACTCTCTCGAAGGTATGGAGCCACTGCGAATTAGCCCGGAAGCGCTGGAACTCCTGTTGCGCTATCGCTGGCCTGGCAATGTGCGCGAGTTGCGCAGCGTTATTCAGCGCGGCCAGATCTTATGCACAGACAATGTAATTCGCCCGCAGGACCTGCCCGAGCAGATTCGCAGGGTCGAGAGTTCCGGCACTCAGCTTCTTTCAGAGGTCGAGCAGGCTATTCATCTTCCACCTGAAGGTATGAATTTGCCGGCCTTCCTGGGCAAGATCGAGCAAAAGCTGGTGCACGAGGCGCTGGAGCGCTGCAATGGCAACCAGGTACAGGCCGCAGCTCTGCTTGGCATCTCGCGTGATAAATTGCGCTATCGCCTGGCACGATAG
- a CDS encoding DUF4388 domain-containing protein → MPPIGSLEKVNLPEVLRRVESYGKTGLLKVQQGQQKVELYFRRGQLMCIGPVQANVTLGERLLQDNIISQEAFQEVMSAIELSHPSETRIALTLIDLGHVNHEILRTWAANEAAKVIRILLTWSTGEIYFEDEVQPAPERLLISLPVSSLLPASLPAPVAQPAGAGTISTSGQAVGVAPTSTHVASAPTIFEASQFFSGLDITSMVPSASSWLDVPVSERDRNTEGLTPSKGSLTPPQRVNAPTPQGRFNTAFMQAQMVLVPTDLSGQRERNPQVVLTPDQWRIFTRADGQTSLQTICMTFSMTRDQVCQIAAELLALGLVTLAMPTSGPLNELSPVSRDFINAGLSNGYVAPGYAAALPSPWAAAILPATENAGQLPPAAPIETRSQWGNGGNGATFHIGNGWVVASSPSQPLQASGPLPLNQRVYAQAGNAR, encoded by the coding sequence GTGCCTCCTATAGGTTCGTTAGAAAAGGTAAACCTGCCGGAAGTTTTGAGGAGAGTTGAGTCTTATGGTAAGACAGGACTCCTGAAAGTTCAACAGGGACAACAAAAGGTTGAACTCTATTTCCGGCGCGGGCAGTTGATGTGCATTGGCCCCGTTCAGGCAAATGTGACCCTGGGGGAACGCCTGCTACAAGACAACATTATTTCGCAGGAAGCGTTCCAGGAGGTGATGAGTGCCATCGAACTGTCCCACCCGAGTGAAACTCGTATAGCGCTAACCTTAATTGATCTTGGACATGTAAATCACGAAATTCTCCGTACCTGGGCGGCAAACGAGGCGGCTAAGGTAATACGTATACTTCTTACATGGTCGACGGGCGAAATTTATTTTGAGGACGAAGTGCAGCCCGCTCCTGAACGTCTCTTGATCTCGCTTCCGGTTAGTTCGCTTCTACCTGCATCTTTGCCCGCCCCCGTTGCGCAGCCTGCGGGTGCCGGGACTATTTCTACATCAGGACAGGCGGTTGGTGTAGCTCCAACTTCAACGCATGTTGCATCGGCTCCCACGATCTTTGAAGCATCGCAGTTTTTTAGCGGATTGGATATCACTTCGATGGTGCCGTCGGCTTCTTCCTGGCTGGATGTTCCCGTCTCGGAACGCGATAGGAATACCGAGGGATTGACCCCGTCTAAAGGCTCGCTTACACCGCCTCAACGCGTGAATGCCCCCACTCCGCAAGGGCGTTTCAATACTGCATTCATGCAAGCTCAGATGGTACTCGTGCCAACCGACCTTTCGGGCCAGCGAGAACGCAATCCCCAGGTCGTACTTACTCCAGATCAATGGCGAATTTTCACGCGCGCGGATGGCCAGACGTCCCTGCAAACAATCTGTATGACATTCAGCATGACACGCGATCAGGTTTGTCAGATAGCTGCCGAATTGCTGGCCCTTGGGCTTGTAACGCTCGCTATGCCTACATCAGGGCCATTGAACGAACTCTCTCCTGTCTCAAGGGACTTTATCAATGCCGGGCTGAGTAATGGGTACGTTGCGCCCGGTTATGCGGCTGCTTTGCCGTCGCCGTGGGCAGCAGCAATTCTGCCGGCGACAGAGAACGCCGGTCAACTTCCACCAGCCGCTCCCATCGAGACGCGGTCGCAATGGGGGAATGGCGGTAATGGTGCGACTTTCCATATTGGCAATGGTTGGGTGGTTGCTTCTTCGCCCTCTCAGCCATTACAGGCAAGTGGCCCGTTGCCGTTGAATCAACGGGTCTATGCACAAGCGGGCAATGCGCGTTGA
- a CDS encoding DUF402 domain-containing protein, with amino-acid sequence MITVVKQNPRGEAKIQYSGEVIEHLHDGVVIQAYWKQPVKDLGYTQFEPGDSFVEYYYTDRWFNIFDIARAGGRRKGWYCNIAEPASISGEYIKQIDLLLDVWVDPGGKTLILDENEFESDTTLSDEQRKGARQGLQQLLELISARKGPFSALSLQS; translated from the coding sequence ATGATTACCGTTGTCAAACAGAATCCGCGAGGCGAAGCAAAAATTCAGTATTCGGGCGAAGTTATCGAGCATCTCCATGATGGGGTGGTGATTCAAGCATACTGGAAGCAGCCTGTGAAAGACCTGGGATATACTCAATTCGAACCAGGCGATAGCTTTGTTGAATACTATTATACTGATAGATGGTTTAATATTTTCGATATCGCCAGAGCCGGCGGCAGGCGAAAAGGGTGGTACTGCAATATCGCCGAACCCGCATCAATCTCTGGTGAATATATCAAACAAATCGATCTCTTGCTTGACGTCTGGGTTGATCCAGGCGGAAAGACACTAATCCTGGATGAAAATGAGTTCGAATCTGACACAACGCTCAGCGACGAGCAACGCAAGGGAGCACGTCAAGGATTGCAGCAGCTTTTAGAACTGATCTCAGCGCGAAAAGGGCCATTTTCAGCACTATCGTTACAATCATAA